In Muribaculum gordoncarteri, the genomic window GAGCCGTCTATATCTTCCAGTTCCTTAAATCCGAGATCGAAACCGGCAAAATCGCATAAACCAAATTATTAACTATTGCAATACTGCTTGACAGAGGCTGCAATGGGATGGAAAAGCATATCTTTTCAAACTAAATGCGACATGGAGAAAGATGATGACAACGTTAGGATACATCGACAAGCTCTGGGACTTGGAGGATGCTGTTGAGGTTGTCGGTTGAAGCATCGCAATGGCAGCATGGCGATAACAGCATTGCGTTAACAGCATGGTAATAACAGCATGACAGGCGGCCCTCGGTGGGGAGGGTCGCCTGCGATGTTTCGGTGTATTCAATGAAGGGTGTTTACTTTGTCTTCGATTCAACTTCGGGGGCGATGAGCTTGTAGCCCTTGCCGTGGATGTTGATGATTTCAATCGAAGGATCATCCTTCAAGTGCTTACGCAGCTTGGTGATGTAAACATCCATCGAACGTGCATTGAAGTAGTTGTCGTCGATCCAGATGGTCTTAAGCGCGAAGTTACGTTCAAGAATCTCATTAACATGGGCACAGAGAAGGCTCAACAGCTCCGACTCCTTGGTGGTAAGCTTTGTCACCTTGTCGTCGATCATCAACACTTGCTTCTGGGTGTCAAAAGTAAAGCGTCCGATCTTGTACATGGTAATCTCCTTACCCTTCTTTCCCTTTACACGACGCAATATGGCTTCGATACGGAACACGAGTTCCTCCATAGAGAAAGGTTTGGTGATATAGTCGTCGGCTCCGATTTTGAAGCCCTCAAGTATATCTTCCTTCAAAGACTTGGCGGTGAGGAAAATGATAGGAACCTCTGAATTGACAGTGCGAATTTCCTGTGCCAATGCAAATCCGTCCTTTTTAGGCATCATCACATCCAGGACACATAAATCGTATTTTCCCTTAAGGAATGCTTTATAACCGGCCTCTCCGTCAGGAAACAAGTCGGCATTGAATCCCTTTGCCTGAAGATATTCTCGCAGCAACATGCCAAGATTCTCGTCATCCTCGCATAGTAATATACGCAAACGCTCTTCCATAATAGTTTAGTTTTTAGTAAGTGGTAATATAATTATAAATGTTGTTCCTATTCCAAGTTCGCTCTCTACGCGAATGTCGCCCTTCAGCTCGGTAACCATCTTGTGGACATAAGCAAGTCCAAGACCGAAACCCTTCACATCGTGGCGGTTGCCCGTAGATACGCGATAGAATTTTTCAAATATCTTCTTGAGGTCGTCACGCTTTATGCCTATTCCGTTGTCGGATATCCTTATCTCAAAGCGATTGCCCGAGATGTCGGCCGTAGCCACCTTAAGCATCAGCGGCTCATCCTCACGACGGTATTTAACAGCGTTGTCGAGAAGGTTGAAAATGACATTGGTAAAATGCATTTCATCCACCTCGACTATAGCGTCATAAGCTGCAAGGTCGCTTTCAATCTTGCCTCCGTAGCTCTCGACCTTGAGCTTGAATGTCGACACAATGTTGGCGATTGCCTTGTTAGCATCTATTTCCTGAAGTCGCAAAGTCGCCTTCTGACGGTCAAACATCGACATCTGCAACACCTTCTCTACCTGAAAACGCAGTCGCTTCGTTTCATCATTTATCACCGTGGCGATGTGCTGCATCATGGTCGGCGACTTGCGCACCGAGTCATCATTGAGCATCTGCGCGGCAAGCGATATTGACGAAATGGGCGTCTTAAACTCATGCGTCATGTTGTTGATGAAGTCATTCTTCATCTCGGTAAGGCGTTTCTGTTTAAACGCTATGATGATGGTGTAGAGAAATATCACAAGCAGAATGAAGGTGAAGATAAACGACGGTATCATAAACTTGACCGACGAAAAGATGTAGTCCTTCTTGGTGGGGAAATACACCTTTATATAATTCATCTTGCTCACCGGATCGTTGGGGAACAGAGTCTGCACAAACATGTTATTCTTGCCGGCATGGTTGGCCTCATAACCCGAAGAGCTGTAGATGACGCGTCCGGAACGATTGACGACGGCAAACTCAAACGGCAGATTCAATCCGTTGTTCTCAAACTCGGAGTGCAGATAGCCCGCAACCGTGGCCGAGTCAGCACGCTCCACAATAGGACGGTTGCTCGACTGACTCAGTATATTGAGAATCACCTCATTCAGCAATCCTTTCTGATAGAGATACTGGCCGCGTATATTCTCCTGCATGTTGCGGTACCGGTCCTTGTTGACCTTACTGCCACTCCGTTCAGTCAACGGCTTGACATCAAGGTTGTCGGCCTTCGGGAACGAATACTTCAGCGCATCCTTGCCGGGCAACGATGCGTCAAGCTGGGAATATATCGACTGTTCTATCGCAGCGGCATCCTCCTCAAGGAAATGCCGGGTTTCATCCTGCTCAAGCGTAGTGGAAACGCTATACAGGCTACGGCGCACACCTTCCGAGAATTGGTCGTCACGCATCCTGATTATGTTTTTCATATACATAATCTGAAGGTACAACAACCCGCAAAAGGTCAGCGCCATTATTATTGTCAAAAACCAGATAGTCGCTTTCTTCATATTTTAATTAATGTAGAACCTACATGAGGTTTCCATTTATATTATATAACGTTAACAATCTTAATCGTTAATTGTTTTTAAGCACATGCACTTATATTCATCGCAATTAACGCTTAAATGCAAAATTAACATAATTAATATTCCAACCAAAATATTTTATCTATTTTTTCAAAACTTTTCCAATGTAACGTTTCATAATCAAAGATTTTTGAAACACAAGTAACACCCAGGGCATTAAATAGTGACTAATTTTGTAATAACCAATAATCACAAAACATCATGAACCAGTTATTACAAATTTCAGCATGTGCAGTGACTCTGTTGCTGAGCACATCGTTCATGGCTCAAGGCCAGGTAAAGGAAGACTTTGTTCCTTCAACCAAGAATCACCCCGGTAAGGAGTATCCCATGGTAAACTCTCAAGGTTATGCACGTTTCAAGGTTGACGCTCCCGAAGCAAAATCGGTAACCGTGACATTGGGTCTTGGTGGCAGCGGAGGCACAAAACTCGAAAAGCAGGCCGACGGCTCCTGGATGGGAACAACCGCAGGACCTATGGACGAAGGTTTCCACTACTATCACCTTATTGTCGACGACGGAACGTTTAACGACCCCGGCACACTCAACTACTTCGGCTCATGCCGTTGGGAAAGCGGTATCGAGATTCCCGCCCATGACCGTGACTTCTATGCCTTGAAGGATGTTCCCCACGGCAATGTACAGCAAG contains:
- the rprY gene encoding response regulator transcription factor RprY, which translates into the protein MEERLRILLCEDDENLGMLLREYLQAKGFNADLFPDGEAGYKAFLKGKYDLCVLDVMMPKKDGFALAQEIRTVNSEVPIIFLTAKSLKEDILEGFKIGADDYITKPFSMEELVFRIEAILRRVKGKKGKEITMYKIGRFTFDTQKQVLMIDDKVTKLTTKESELLSLLCAHVNEILERNFALKTIWIDDNYFNARSMDVYITKLRKHLKDDPSIEIINIHGKGYKLIAPEVESKTK
- a CDS encoding sensor histidine kinase, translated to MKKATIWFLTIIMALTFCGLLYLQIMYMKNIIRMRDDQFSEGVRRSLYSVSTTLEQDETRHFLEEDAAAIEQSIYSQLDASLPGKDALKYSFPKADNLDVKPLTERSGSKVNKDRYRNMQENIRGQYLYQKGLLNEVILNILSQSSNRPIVERADSATVAGYLHSEFENNGLNLPFEFAVVNRSGRVIYSSSGYEANHAGKNNMFVQTLFPNDPVSKMNYIKVYFPTKKDYIFSSVKFMIPSFIFTFILLVIFLYTIIIAFKQKRLTEMKNDFINNMTHEFKTPISSISLAAQMLNDDSVRKSPTMMQHIATVINDETKRLRFQVEKVLQMSMFDRQKATLRLQEIDANKAIANIVSTFKLKVESYGGKIESDLAAYDAIVEVDEMHFTNVIFNLLDNAVKYRREDEPLMLKVATADISGNRFEIRISDNGIGIKRDDLKKIFEKFYRVSTGNRHDVKGFGLGLAYVHKMVTELKGDIRVESELGIGTTFIIILPLTKN